A genome region from Bradyrhizobium commune includes the following:
- a CDS encoding tetratricopeptide repeat protein, translating to MTLSRIALLAALLLAAPAAAQVQIAPPATVPSPSAEKAKEKPKAAPHTITKKKKEAAPKPSASPSPTLPATVIPAPPADNSNVDLVFGAYQRGQYKTAFDLASARAKTGDAKAMTMLGELYSNAMGIRRDYAKAVEWYKRASDAGDREAMFALAMLRMSGRGGPVDKGEAVKLMASSAKLGEPKAAYNLALLYLDGQTLPQDVKRSAELLRQAADAGLPEAQYALATFYKEGTGVPKDPDKAVRLLQAASLADNVDAEVEYAIALFNGTGTPQNKPAAVALLRKASRQNSPIAQNRLAWVLINGVGAPADKVEGFKWHLVAKTAGKGDPELDKQLADLPADDRAKAEAAARKWLGTK from the coding sequence ATGACGCTCTCCCGCATCGCCCTTCTCGCCGCGCTGCTGCTGGCAGCGCCCGCAGCCGCACAGGTCCAGATCGCGCCGCCGGCCACGGTGCCGAGCCCGTCGGCTGAGAAGGCCAAGGAGAAACCCAAAGCAGCCCCGCACACGATCACCAAGAAGAAAAAGGAGGCGGCGCCAAAACCGTCGGCCTCGCCGAGCCCGACGCTGCCTGCAACCGTGATCCCCGCGCCCCCCGCCGACAATTCCAATGTCGATCTGGTGTTCGGCGCCTATCAGCGCGGCCAATACAAGACCGCGTTCGATCTCGCCAGCGCGCGCGCCAAGACCGGCGATGCCAAGGCCATGACCATGCTGGGCGAGCTCTATTCCAACGCCATGGGCATCAGGCGCGACTACGCCAAGGCGGTCGAATGGTACAAGCGCGCGTCCGACGCCGGCGACCGCGAGGCGATGTTCGCGCTCGCGATGCTGCGCATGTCCGGTCGCGGCGGCCCGGTCGACAAGGGCGAAGCCGTGAAGCTGATGGCCTCTTCCGCCAAGCTCGGCGAGCCCAAGGCCGCCTATAATCTCGCGCTGCTCTATCTCGACGGCCAGACGCTGCCGCAGGACGTCAAGCGTTCCGCCGAGCTGTTGCGCCAGGCGGCGGACGCCGGCCTGCCCGAGGCGCAATACGCGCTCGCGACCTTCTACAAGGAAGGCACCGGCGTGCCGAAGGACCCCGACAAGGCGGTGCGGCTGCTCCAGGCGGCTTCGCTCGCGGACAATGTCGATGCCGAGGTCGAATATGCCATCGCGCTGTTCAACGGCACCGGCACGCCGCAGAACAAGCCCGCCGCGGTCGCGCTGCTGCGCAAGGCGTCCCGCCAGAACTCACCGATCGCGCAGAACCGGCTGGCCTGGGTGCTGATCAACGGCGTGGGCGCGCCCGCGGACAAGGTCGAGGGCTTCAAATGGCACCTGGTGGCGAAAACCGCCGGTAAGGGCGATCCTGAGCTCGACAAGCAACTGGCGGACCTTCCCGCAGATGACCGCGCCAAGGCCGAGGCCGCCGCCAGGAAATGGCTCGGGACCAAATGA
- the fba gene encoding class II fructose-bisphosphate aldolase (catalyzes the reversible aldol condensation of dihydroxyacetonephosphate and glyceraldehyde 3-phosphate in the Calvin cycle, glycolysis, and/or gluconeogenesis) — MARITLRQLLDHAAEHDYGVPAFNINNMEQALAIMDAANQVDAPVIIQASRGARSYANDVMLKHMMDAVTEIYPHIPVCVHLDHGNEPATCMTAIQAGFTSVMMDGSLKADGKTPGDWGYNVGVTKTVTDMAHLGGISVEGELGVLGSLETGMGDKEDGHGAEGKLSHDQLLTNPDEAVKFVQETRVDALAIAMGTSHGAYKFTRKPDGDILAMNVIEEIHRKLPNTHLVMHGSSSVPQDLQDIINANGGKMKPTWGVPVAEIQRGIKHGVRKINIDTDNRMAMTGQIRKILKDNPEEFDPRKYLKPAMEAMVKLCKQRLQEFNTAGQASKFKKVLTPADMAKRYAKGELDPRVA; from the coding sequence ATGGCTCGGATCACGTTGCGTCAATTGCTCGATCATGCGGCGGAACACGATTACGGCGTACCGGCCTTCAACATCAACAACATGGAGCAGGCGCTGGCGATCATGGACGCGGCCAACCAGGTCGACGCGCCCGTCATCATCCAGGCCTCGCGCGGCGCGCGCTCCTACGCCAACGACGTCATGCTCAAGCACATGATGGATGCCGTCACCGAGATCTATCCGCACATCCCGGTCTGCGTGCATCTCGACCACGGCAACGAGCCGGCGACCTGCATGACCGCGATCCAGGCCGGCTTCACTTCCGTGATGATGGACGGTTCGCTCAAGGCCGACGGCAAGACCCCCGGCGACTGGGGCTACAATGTCGGCGTCACCAAGACGGTGACCGACATGGCCCATCTCGGCGGCATCTCGGTCGAGGGCGAGCTGGGGGTGCTCGGCTCGCTCGAGACCGGCATGGGCGACAAGGAAGACGGCCACGGCGCCGAGGGCAAGCTCAGCCACGACCAGCTGCTGACCAATCCGGACGAGGCCGTGAAGTTCGTGCAGGAGACCAGGGTCGACGCGCTCGCGATCGCGATGGGGACGTCTCACGGCGCCTACAAATTCACCCGCAAGCCGGACGGCGACATCCTCGCCATGAACGTGATCGAGGAGATCCACCGCAAGCTGCCGAACACGCATCTCGTCATGCACGGCTCCTCCTCGGTGCCGCAGGACCTCCAGGACATCATCAACGCCAACGGCGGCAAGATGAAACCGACCTGGGGCGTGCCGGTTGCCGAGATCCAGCGCGGCATCAAGCACGGCGTGCGCAAGATCAACATCGACACCGACAACCGCATGGCCATGACCGGCCAGATCCGCAAGATCCTGAAGGACAATCCGGAAGAGTTCGATCCGCGCAAGTACCTGAAGCCCGCCATGGAAGCCATGGTCAAGCTGTGCAAGCAGCGGCTCCAGGAGTTCAATACCGCAGGCCAGGCCTCCAAGTTCAAGAAGGTCCTGACCCCCGCCGACATGGCCAAGCGCTACGCCAAGGGCGAGCTCGACCCCCGCGTCGCGTAA
- a CDS encoding class I fructose-bisphosphate aldolase — protein MNLTELNGIATAMVAPGKGILAADESSGTIKKRFDAIGVESTESSRRDYREMLFRSREAMSQYISGVILYDETIWQDAKDGTPLVKLIESSGAIPGIKVDEGTQALPMCPGETVTIGLDKLADRLKKYYERGARFAKWRAVIDIGGGTDGRGIPSMTAISVNAHALARYAALCQAAQIVPIVEPEVLMDGDHDIDRCYEVTQRVLNKTFQELRVQRVALEGMVLKPNMAISGKKCAKQASVEEVAEKTIRLLKACVPAAVPGIAFLSGGQSDEEATAHLNAMHKLGPLPWGLTFSYGRALQAAPQKAWSGKAENVAAGQNAFSHRARMNGLASRGEWQSSLEKKAA, from the coding sequence ATGAATCTGACTGAGCTCAATGGAATCGCGACCGCCATGGTCGCCCCCGGCAAGGGCATCCTTGCCGCCGACGAATCCTCCGGGACCATCAAGAAGCGGTTTGACGCGATCGGCGTGGAATCGACGGAATCAAGCCGCCGCGACTATCGCGAGATGCTGTTCCGCTCCAGGGAGGCGATGAGCCAGTACATTTCCGGCGTGATCCTCTATGACGAAACGATCTGGCAGGATGCGAAGGACGGCACGCCGCTGGTGAAGCTGATCGAGAGTAGCGGCGCGATCCCCGGCATCAAGGTGGATGAAGGCACGCAAGCCTTGCCGATGTGCCCGGGTGAAACAGTCACAATCGGGCTCGACAAGCTCGCCGATCGCCTCAAGAAGTATTACGAGCGCGGCGCGCGCTTCGCCAAATGGCGCGCGGTGATCGATATCGGCGGCGGCACTGACGGCCGGGGCATTCCCTCGATGACCGCGATCAGCGTCAATGCGCATGCGCTGGCGCGCTATGCTGCGTTGTGCCAGGCCGCGCAGATCGTGCCGATCGTCGAGCCGGAGGTGCTGATGGACGGCGATCACGACATCGACCGCTGCTATGAGGTGACGCAACGCGTGCTCAACAAAACCTTCCAGGAATTGCGCGTGCAGCGCGTCGCGCTCGAGGGCATGGTGCTGAAGCCGAACATGGCGATATCAGGCAAGAAATGCGCAAAGCAGGCCTCGGTGGAAGAGGTCGCGGAAAAGACGATACGCCTGCTCAAGGCCTGCGTGCCCGCGGCCGTCCCCGGCATCGCCTTCCTCTCCGGCGGCCAGTCGGATGAAGAGGCGACCGCGCATCTCAATGCCATGCACAAGCTCGGGCCGTTGCCCTGGGGCCTGACCTTCTCCTACGGCCGCGCGCTGCAAGCCGCGCCGCAGAAGGCCTGGTCCGGCAAAGCCGAGAATGTCGCAGCCGGGCAAAACGCATTCAGCCATCGCGCACGCATGAACGGCCTCGCCTCCAGGGGCGAATGGCAGAGCAGCCTGGAAAAGAAGGCAGCCTAG
- a CDS encoding thiamine phosphate synthase → MSNKSPPPRPAPRLYLATPVVDDPASLLAELPALLAAADVAAVLLRLKETDQRTMISRIKALAPVVQNAGAALLVDGHHELVARGGADGAHLTGIATLEEAMPSLKPDRIAGVGGLTTRHDSMNAGEMGADYVLFGEPDATGERPSAQAIAERLDWWAELFEPPCVGFATSIEEAHAFAASGADFVLVGDVIWADPRGPKAALVEADAAIKKAHAALAVGQA, encoded by the coding sequence TTGTCGAACAAATCGCCTCCGCCGCGCCCGGCGCCGCGCCTCTATCTCGCGACGCCTGTGGTCGATGATCCCGCTTCGCTCCTGGCCGAGTTGCCGGCGCTGCTCGCCGCCGCCGATGTCGCGGCCGTTCTGCTGCGGCTGAAGGAGACCGACCAGCGCACCATGATCTCGCGGATCAAGGCGCTCGCACCGGTCGTGCAGAATGCGGGCGCGGCGCTGCTCGTCGACGGCCATCACGAGCTGGTCGCACGCGGCGGCGCCGACGGCGCGCATCTCACCGGCATCGCCACGCTGGAAGAGGCGATGCCGTCGCTGAAGCCTGATCGCATCGCCGGTGTCGGCGGCCTCACCACGCGCCACGATTCCATGAACGCCGGCGAGATGGGCGCGGACTATGTGCTGTTCGGCGAGCCCGATGCGACCGGCGAGCGCCCGTCGGCGCAGGCCATCGCCGAACGGCTCGACTGGTGGGCCGAGCTGTTCGAGCCGCCCTGCGTCGGCTTTGCCACCTCGATCGAAGAGGCGCACGCCTTCGCCGCCAGCGGCGCCGATTTCGTGCTGGTCGGCGATGTCATCTGGGCCGATCCGCGCGGGCCGAAGGCCGCGCTGGTCGAGGCGGATGCCGCGATCAAGAAGGCCCATGCGGCGCTTGCCGTGGGCCAGGCTTAA
- the gap gene encoding type I glyceraldehyde-3-phosphate dehydrogenase, with product MAVRVGINGFGRIGRNILRAIAESGRKDIEVVGINDLGPVETNAHLLRFDSVHGRFPGTVTVDGDSINLGNGKIKVTAERDPTKLPWKDLGIDIAMECTGIFTSKDKASAHLTAGAKRVLVSAPADGADATIVYGVNHDTLTKDHLVVSNGSCTTNCLAPVAKVLNDLVGIETGFMTTIHAYTGDQPTLDTLHKDLYRGRAAAMSMIPTSTGAAKAIGLVLPELKGKLDGVSIRVPSPNVSVIDLKIVAKRATDAKEINAAMKRASEQQLKGILGYTNQPNVSIDFNHDPHSSTFHEDQTKVQNGTLVRVMSWYDNEWGFSNRMADTAVAFAKVI from the coding sequence ATGGCAGTCCGCGTCGGAATTAACGGTTTTGGCCGCATCGGCCGCAACATCCTGCGGGCTATCGCAGAGTCCGGCCGCAAGGACATCGAGGTGGTGGGCATCAACGACCTCGGCCCGGTCGAGACCAACGCCCATCTGCTCCGCTTCGACAGCGTCCATGGCCGCTTCCCCGGCACCGTGACCGTCGATGGCGACTCCATCAACCTCGGCAACGGCAAGATCAAGGTGACCGCCGAGCGCGATCCCACCAAGCTGCCCTGGAAGGATCTCGGCATCGACATCGCGATGGAGTGCACCGGCATCTTCACCTCGAAGGACAAGGCCTCCGCGCATCTGACCGCCGGCGCCAAGCGCGTGCTGGTCTCCGCGCCCGCCGACGGCGCCGACGCCACCATCGTCTACGGCGTCAACCACGACACGCTAACCAAGGATCACCTGGTGGTCTCCAACGGGTCCTGCACCACCAACTGCCTCGCGCCGGTCGCCAAGGTGCTGAACGACCTGGTCGGCATCGAGACCGGCTTCATGACCACGATCCACGCCTATACCGGTGACCAGCCGACGCTCGATACGCTGCACAAGGATCTCTATCGCGGCCGCGCGGCGGCGATGTCGATGATCCCGACCTCGACCGGCGCCGCCAAGGCGATCGGCCTCGTGCTGCCCGAGTTGAAGGGCAAGCTCGACGGCGTCTCGATCCGCGTGCCGTCCCCGAACGTCTCGGTCATCGACCTCAAGATCGTCGCCAAGCGCGCCACCGACGCCAAGGAAATCAACGCGGCGATGAAGCGCGCCTCCGAGCAGCAGCTCAAGGGCATTCTCGGCTACACCAACCAGCCGAACGTCTCGATCGACTTCAACCACGACCCGCACTCCTCGACCTTCCACGAGGACCAGACCAAGGTGCAGAACGGCACGCTGGTGCGCGTGATGTCCTGGTACGACAACGAGTGGGGTTTCTCGAACCGCATGGCGGACACCGCCGTCGCGTTCGCGAAGGTGATCTGA
- a CDS encoding phosphoglycerate kinase — MASFRTLDDVDVKGKRVLLRVDLNVPMDNGRVTDATRLERVAPAITEISDKGGKVILLAHFGRPKGRDAKDSLLPVADALSKVVSKPVAFADDCIGEPAAKAVAALKDGDILCLENTRFHKEEEKNDPAFVAELAKLGDIWVNDAFSAAHRAHASTEGLGHKLPAYAGRTMQAELVALEKALGSPTKPVIAIIGGAKVSTKIDLLENLVNKVDALVIGGGMANTFLHAQGVGIGKSLAEKDLAPTALRIMEKAEAANCAIILPVDATVAYHFAANAPSHAYGLDAIPADGMILDVGPQSIARIHAAIDDAATLVWNGPLGAFEMQPFDRGTVAAAKHAAERTKAKKLISIAGGGDTVAALNQANVAGQFTYVSTAGGAFLEWMEGKPLPGVEVLRTK; from the coding sequence ATGGCCAGTTTTCGTACCCTCGACGACGTCGACGTGAAGGGCAAGCGCGTGCTGCTGCGCGTCGATCTCAACGTCCCCATGGACAATGGTCGCGTCACCGACGCGACCCGGCTCGAGCGCGTCGCGCCCGCCATCACCGAAATTTCCGACAAGGGCGGCAAGGTCATCCTGCTCGCGCATTTCGGCCGGCCGAAGGGCCGCGATGCCAAGGACTCGCTTCTGCCCGTAGCGGACGCGCTGTCGAAGGTCGTGAGCAAGCCCGTCGCCTTTGCAGACGACTGCATCGGCGAGCCCGCCGCGAAGGCCGTGGCGGCGTTGAAGGACGGCGATATCCTGTGCCTGGAAAACACCCGTTTCCACAAAGAGGAAGAGAAGAACGATCCGGCCTTCGTCGCGGAATTGGCAAAGCTCGGCGACATCTGGGTCAATGACGCCTTCTCCGCGGCGCACCGCGCCCACGCCTCGACCGAAGGCCTCGGCCATAAGCTGCCGGCCTATGCCGGCCGCACCATGCAGGCCGAGTTGGTGGCGCTGGAGAAGGCGCTGGGGTCGCCGACCAAGCCGGTCATCGCCATCATCGGCGGGGCCAAGGTCTCGACCAAGATCGACCTGCTGGAAAACCTCGTCAACAAGGTCGATGCGCTGGTGATCGGCGGCGGCATGGCCAACACTTTCCTGCACGCCCAGGGCGTCGGAATCGGCAAGTCGCTGGCCGAGAAGGATCTCGCGCCGACGGCACTGCGCATCATGGAGAAGGCGGAAGCCGCCAATTGCGCGATCATTCTCCCCGTCGACGCCACCGTCGCCTATCATTTCGCGGCCAACGCGCCGTCGCATGCCTACGGCCTCGATGCGATCCCGGCCGACGGCATGATCCTCGACGTCGGCCCGCAATCGATCGCGCGGATCCATGCCGCGATCGACGATGCCGCGACGCTGGTCTGGAACGGACCGTTAGGGGCCTTCGAGATGCAGCCGTTCGACCGCGGCACGGTCGCGGCCGCCAAGCATGCCGCCGAGCGCACCAAGGCCAAGAAGCTGATCTCGATCGCGGGCGGCGGCGACACGGTCGCGGCCCTCAACCAGGCCAACGTGGCCGGTCAATTCACCTATGTCTCGACCGCCGGTGGCGCATTTCTTGAATGGATGGAAGGCAAGCCCCTGCCCGGCGTCGAGGTCTTGCGTACCAAGTAA
- a CDS encoding inositol monophosphatase family protein, translated as MLYSATINVMVKAARRAGRSLKRDLGEIEHLQVSLKGPANFVSLADKRAEEILYQDLAKARPGYGFIGEEGGMREGSDKSHTWIVDPLDGTTNFLHGIPQFAISIGLSREGTVIAGVIYNPANDELYIAERGKGAFLNDQRLRVAGRRQLNECVVACGLPHIGRGDHEEFRREMTAIQDRVAGLRRFGAASLDLAFVAAGRLDGYWERNLQSWDIAAGLLMVKEAGGTISDINTPGDALVTGDVVCGNEYVHGELVKVLRR; from the coding sequence ATGCTGTATTCCGCCACTATCAACGTCATGGTCAAAGCGGCGCGCCGCGCCGGCCGCAGCCTCAAGCGCGATCTCGGCGAGATCGAGCATTTGCAGGTCTCGCTGAAGGGCCCGGCGAATTTCGTCTCGCTCGCCGACAAGCGCGCCGAAGAGATCCTCTATCAGGACCTCGCCAAGGCACGGCCCGGCTATGGCTTCATCGGCGAGGAAGGGGGAATGCGCGAAGGCTCTGACAAGAGCCACACCTGGATCGTCGATCCCCTGGACGGCACCACCAACTTCCTGCACGGCATCCCGCAATTCGCGATCTCGATCGGGCTGTCGCGCGAAGGCACGGTAATCGCCGGCGTGATCTACAACCCCGCCAATGACGAGCTCTACATCGCCGAGCGCGGCAAGGGCGCCTTCCTCAACGACCAGCGCCTGCGCGTGGCCGGCCGCCGCCAGCTCAACGAATGCGTGGTGGCCTGCGGGCTGCCCCATATCGGCCGCGGCGACCACGAGGAATTCCGCCGCGAGATGACCGCGATCCAGGATCGCGTCGCAGGCCTGCGCCGCTTCGGCGCCGCCTCGCTTGACCTCGCCTTCGTCGCCGCCGGCCGCCTCGACGGCTATTGGGAACGCAATCTGCAATCCTGGGACATCGCGGCCGGCCTGTTGATGGTGAAGGAAGCGGGCGGCACGATCAGCGACATCAACACGCCGGGCGATGCGCTGGTCACGGGCGACGTAGTGTGCGGGAACGAGTACGTGCACGGGGAACTGGTGAAGGTGTTGCGGAGGTAG
- a CDS encoding efflux RND transporter permease subunit, translated as MPSFFIDRPIFAWVVALFICLIGAISIPLLPIAQYPIIAPPSISISTSYPGASPENLYNSVTRLIEEELNGASGILNFESTSDSLGQVEITANFQPGTDTSAASVEVQNRIKRVEARLPRAVIQQGILIEEASSAVLQIITLNSTDGSLDEVGLGDFMIRNVLGEIRRIPGVGRATLYSTERSLRVWVDPAKLVGYGLTADDVNKAISAQNAQVASGSIGAEPSTASQRTSALVLVKGQLSSPDEFGAIILRANADGSTVRLRDVARVEVGGLSYQFNTRLNGKPTAGLSVLMSPTGNALATASAVDEKMKELSRFFPANISYEIPYNITPVVEASIKKVLSTLVEAVVLVFAVMFLFLQNIRYTIIPTIVVPVALLGACTILLLAGYSINMLSMFGMVLAVGILVDDAIVVVENVERIMAEEGLPPKEATRKAMSQITGAIIGITLVLMAVFVPMAFFPGSVGIIYRQFSVTMVAAIGFSAFLALSLTPALCATLLKPVAAGHAHARRGVFGWFNRMLEGGKEGYSRTVGFSLKRTGRLMLVYVALLAGLSWAFVNLPGGFLPVDDQGFVTTDVQTPSDSSYGRTEAVIEKVEKYLAQRPGVGNVTFLTGFSFSGQGMNTAQAFITLKDWSERGPKESAAAIVNDINRDLSSSIRDAKISALQPPPIDNLGNSSGFSFRLQDRGQKGYPALMRAADQLIAEANASPVLQKVYVEGLPEAGVVNLVIDREKAGAFGVTFEDINNTISTNLGSNYINDFPNRGRMQRVVVQADSRDRMKTEDILNYNVKNSHGQLVPLSSFATVEWSRGPTQIAGFNYYPAVRISGEAKPGFTSGDAIAEMERLAGKLPRGFGYEWTGQSLQEKLSGSQAPFLLALSVFVVFLCLAALYESWTIPLAVLLTVPLGIVGAVVAAMLRGLPNDVYFTVGLITIIGLAAKDAILIIEFAKDLRKEGKPLVEATIEACRLRFRPILMTGLAFICGVLPMAIAHGAGGASQQSLGTVVMGGMIAVVILALLMVPVFFVSVQRVLAGDREKVAKVEGETYGPPAPVRP; from the coding sequence ATGCCGAGCTTCTTCATCGACAGGCCGATCTTCGCCTGGGTCGTCGCGCTGTTCATCTGTCTGATCGGCGCGATCTCGATCCCGCTATTGCCGATCGCGCAATATCCGATCATCGCACCGCCCTCGATCTCGATCTCGACCAGCTATCCGGGTGCGTCGCCGGAAAACCTCTACAACAGCGTCACGCGGCTGATCGAGGAGGAGCTCAACGGCGCCTCCGGCATCCTCAATTTCGAATCGACCAGCGACTCGCTGGGCCAGGTCGAGATAACAGCCAATTTCCAACCGGGCACTGATACCAGTGCGGCCTCCGTCGAGGTGCAGAACCGCATCAAGCGCGTCGAGGCGCGGCTGCCGCGCGCGGTGATCCAGCAGGGCATATTGATCGAGGAAGCCTCCAGCGCGGTGCTCCAGATCATCACGCTGAACTCGACCGACGGCAGCCTCGACGAGGTTGGGCTGGGCGACTTCATGATCCGCAACGTGCTCGGCGAGATCCGGCGTATTCCCGGCGTCGGCCGCGCCACGCTCTATTCGACCGAGCGCAGTCTTCGTGTCTGGGTCGATCCGGCAAAACTCGTCGGCTATGGGTTGACGGCAGACGACGTCAACAAGGCGATATCAGCGCAGAACGCGCAGGTCGCCTCAGGCAGCATCGGCGCCGAGCCGTCGACGGCGAGCCAGCGCACCTCCGCCCTGGTGCTGGTCAAGGGCCAGCTCTCTTCTCCGGACGAATTCGGCGCCATCATCCTGCGCGCCAATGCCGACGGCTCGACCGTGCGCTTGCGCGACGTCGCGCGCGTCGAGGTCGGCGGCCTCAGCTATCAGTTCAACACCCGGCTCAACGGCAAGCCGACTGCGGGTCTGTCCGTGCTGATGTCGCCGACCGGCAATGCGCTGGCGACCGCGAGCGCGGTCGACGAGAAGATGAAGGAGCTGTCGCGCTTCTTCCCGGCCAACATCTCCTATGAAATCCCCTACAACATCACGCCGGTGGTCGAGGCCTCGATCAAGAAGGTGCTGTCGACGCTGGTCGAGGCCGTCGTGCTGGTATTCGCAGTGATGTTCCTGTTTCTCCAGAACATCCGCTACACCATCATCCCGACCATCGTGGTGCCGGTAGCGCTGTTGGGCGCTTGTACCATTCTGCTGCTTGCCGGCTACTCCATCAACATGCTCAGCATGTTCGGCATGGTGCTCGCGGTCGGCATTCTCGTCGACGACGCCATCGTGGTGGTCGAGAACGTCGAGCGCATCATGGCGGAGGAAGGCCTGCCGCCGAAGGAGGCGACGCGCAAGGCGATGTCGCAGATCACTGGTGCCATCATCGGCATCACGCTGGTGCTGATGGCGGTGTTCGTGCCGATGGCGTTCTTCCCGGGCTCGGTCGGCATCATCTATCGCCAGTTCTCGGTGACCATGGTCGCGGCGATCGGCTTCTCCGCCTTCCTGGCGCTGTCGCTGACGCCGGCGCTGTGCGCGACCCTGCTCAAGCCCGTCGCGGCCGGCCACGCTCACGCGAGGCGAGGCGTGTTCGGCTGGTTCAACCGCATGCTCGAAGGCGGCAAGGAAGGCTATTCCCGCACCGTCGGCTTCTCGCTGAAGCGCACCGGGCGCCTGATGCTGGTCTATGTCGCGCTGCTGGCCGGCCTGTCCTGGGCCTTCGTCAATCTGCCCGGCGGCTTCCTTCCGGTCGACGACCAGGGCTTTGTCACCACCGACGTGCAGACGCCGTCGGACTCGTCCTACGGCCGCACCGAGGCGGTGATCGAAAAGGTCGAAAAATATCTGGCGCAGCGGCCGGGCGTGGGCAACGTCACCTTCCTCACCGGCTTCAGCTTCTCCGGCCAGGGCATGAACACCGCGCAAGCCTTCATCACGCTGAAGGATTGGTCGGAGCGTGGACCGAAGGAGTCCGCTGCCGCGATCGTCAACGACATCAATCGGGATCTGTCGTCGTCGATCCGCGACGCCAAGATCTCCGCGCTCCAGCCGCCGCCGATCGACAATCTCGGCAACTCGTCCGGCTTCTCGTTCCGTCTCCAGGATCGTGGCCAGAAGGGCTATCCGGCCCTGATGCGCGCCGCCGATCAGCTGATCGCGGAAGCCAATGCCAGCCCGGTGTTGCAGAAGGTCTATGTCGAGGGCCTCCCTGAGGCCGGCGTGGTCAATCTCGTGATCGACCGCGAAAAGGCCGGCGCCTTTGGCGTCACCTTCGAGGACATCAACAACACGATCTCGACCAATCTCGGTTCGAACTACATCAACGACTTCCCGAACCGCGGCCGCATGCAGCGCGTCGTGGTGCAGGCCGATAGTCGCGACCGCATGAAGACCGAGGACATCCTCAACTACAACGTCAAGAACTCCCACGGCCAGCTGGTGCCACTCTCCTCCTTTGCCACGGTCGAATGGTCGCGCGGCCCGACCCAGATCGCCGGCTTCAACTATTATCCGGCCGTGCGCATCTCGGGCGAAGCCAAGCCCGGCTTCACCTCGGGCGATGCCATCGCCGAGATGGAGCGGCTCGCCGGCAAGCTGCCGCGCGGCTTCGGGTATGAATGGACCGGCCAATCGCTCCAGGAAAAGCTGTCAGGCTCGCAGGCGCCGTTCCTGCTGGCGCTGTCGGTGTTCGTGGTGTTCCTGTGTCTGGCCGCACTCTACGAGAGCTGGACCATTCCGCTTGCGGTGCTGCTCACGGTGCCACTCGGCATCGTCGGCGCGGTGGTGGCGGCGATGCTGCGCGGTTTGCCGAACGACGTCTATTTCACCGTCGGCCTGATCACCATCATTGGCCTCGCCGCCAAGGACGCCATCCTGATCATCGAGTTCGCCAAGGATCTGCGCAAAGAGGGCAAGCCATTGGTCGAAGCGACGATCGAGGCCTGTCGCCTGCGCTTCCGTCCGATCCTGATGACCGGCCTTGCCTTCATCTGCGGCGTGCTGCCGATGGCCATTGCCCACGGCGCCGGCGGCGCCAGCCAGCAATCGCTCGGCACCGTCGTGATGGGCGGCATGATCGCGGTGGTGATTTTGGCACTCTTGATGGTGCCGGTGTTCTTCGTGTCCGTGCAGCGCGTGCTGGCGGGAGACCGGGAGAAGGTGGCGAAGGTCGAAGGCGAGACGTATGGGCCGCCGGCGCCGGTGAGGCCATAG